A part of Halictus rubicundus isolate RS-2024b chromosome 4, iyHalRubi1_principal, whole genome shotgun sequence genomic DNA contains:
- the Fas3 gene encoding fasciclin 3 isoform X3, which produces MCTNSTSHLKMTIAWVCLIGLLCSAAVKASKSNLVVEIEPKGQVAVRLGESLQILCRVGRPLKVCRVEIPGEDGGMVLSKGQPPEDGIMYHGAGTDEGQCGVHIEKIKESNDGIFKCTLTATDSRAEAQASVRIVVAKPPNQPELNTNPGSYGRKVYRKGEKLEVSCTAPGGRPAANVSLFLNDEPIGNEPLIYDSNVNDHSLAMQNASRSVDWTDNGKVLRCVASHIALDKPKETTMQLQVYYPPQPQPTIERFGYVIGRQGIVNVTVYANPRPRFLWRVNDEKITEGRPDESNRLETSTAVDLGNGAWSVILTIDSVQKSDTEKEYILEARNDEGAAEYSIVLSTSTEPAGVDLDAGSIIGIVVGVLLLILIGFLFIFARATGRWCFPARRRGDEEAASGVGAGSEVHITPGDEDEEDHEDPRIIDEKIPQGGQENPIHASNEYVNGRTDLKEQKKDEKTDTPV; this is translated from the exons cgtCGAAGTCGAATTTAGTCGTGGAAATCGAGCCGAAGGGGCAGGTGGCGGTACGGCTCGGCGAGAGTCTACAGATTTTGTGCAGAGTCGGCAGACCTCTGAAGGTATGCCGCGTCGAGATACCTGGCGAAGATGGCGGCATGGTATTGTCTAAGGGGCAACCACCGGAAGACGGCATCATGTACCACGGCGCGGGCACAGACGAGGGCCAATGCGGGGTTCACATCGAGAAAATCAAGGAGAGCAACGACGGTATCTTCAAGTGCACTCTGACGGCCACTGACAGCCGGGCGGAGGCGCAGGCGTCCGTCAGGATCGTTGTTGCCA AACCACCGAACCAGCCTGAACTGAACACGAATCCTGGATCCTACGGTAGGAAGGTCTACAGAAAGGGCGAGAAGCTGGAAGTGAGCTGCACTGCCCCTGGTGGAAGACCTGCAGCTAACGTTTCGCTGTTCCTTA ACGACGAACCAATCGGCAACGAGCCGCTGATTTACGACTCGAACGTGAACGACCACTCGTTGGCAATGCAAAACGCGTCGCGCAGCGTGGACTGGACTGACAATGGCAAGGTTCTGCGATGCGTCGCTAGTCACATTGCCCTTGACAAGCCCAAGGAAACCACTATGCAGTTGCAGGTGTACT ATCCCCCGCAGCCGCAGCCAACCATTGAGCGTttcggatatgtgattggacgTCAGGGGATCGTGAACGTAACCGTTTATGCGAACCCAAGGCCACGTTTCTTGTGGCGAGTGAACGATGAAAAGATCACCGAGGGTCGCCCCGACGAAAGCAACCGGCTCGAGACCTCCACCGCCGTCGATTTG GGAAATGGAGCGTGGAGTGTGATCCTCACTATCGACAGCGTTCAGAAATCCGACACAGAGAAGGAGTACATCCTGGAAGCTCGTAACGACGAAGGAGCTGCCGAATACAGTATCGTTTTGTCAACTTCCACAGAACCCGCAG GCGTTGATTTAGACGCTGGTTCCATCATCGGAATCGTCGTCGGGGTTCTGCTGCTTATTCTGATCGGTTTTCTGTTCATCTTTGCCCGTGCAACCGGACGCTGGTGCTTCCCAG CGAGGCGTCGGGGCGACGAGGAAGCTGCGAGCGGTGTCGGCGCCGGAAGCGAGGTGCACATCACCCCCGGggacgaggacgaagaggaTCACGAGGACCCGCGCATCATCGACGAGAAGATACCGCAAGGCGGCCAGGAGAATCCGATACACGCGAGCAACGAATACGTGAACGGCCGTACGGACCTCAAAGAGCAGAAGAAGGACGAGAAAACGGACACGCCCGTTTAA